A single window of Brevundimonas naejangsanensis DNA harbors:
- a CDS encoding cation transporter, with translation MLQRRTLLVVLALNVLLFVGLGVGGLFADSSALLANALDNGSDAAVYLISFLAVGRAMIWKTRAARLSGIMLLIFAAGVLLDVGRRWIVGTEPVGWTMMGLAVIAAAVNLICLALLRRQDGDDVNLRAARTFSFNDFASNGGILVAGGLVMVMDQAWPDLAVGLIVAGIAFKGGMDILRDARSVAVEGAIS, from the coding sequence ATGCTTCAACGTCGCACGCTTCTCGTCGTGCTGGCGCTCAACGTCCTCCTGTTCGTGGGTCTCGGAGTCGGCGGCCTGTTCGCCGACTCCAGCGCCCTCCTCGCCAACGCGCTCGACAACGGCTCCGACGCCGCGGTCTATCTGATCAGCTTCCTGGCCGTCGGTCGGGCGATGATCTGGAAAACCCGCGCCGCCCGGTTGTCGGGGATCATGCTGCTGATCTTCGCCGCCGGCGTCCTGCTGGACGTCGGACGGCGCTGGATCGTCGGGACCGAACCGGTCGGCTGGACCATGATGGGCCTGGCCGTCATCGCGGCGGCCGTGAACCTGATCTGCCTCGCCTTGCTCAGGCGTCAAGACGGCGACGACGTCAACCTGCGGGCGGCGCGAACCTTCAGCTTCAATGACTTCGCCTCGAACGGGGGCATCCTCGTCGCCGGCGGACTGGTCATGGTCATGGATCAGGCCTGGCCGGATCTGGCGGTAGGCCTGATCGTCGCCGGCATCGCCTTCAAGGGCGGAATGGACATCCTCCGCGACGCACGCAGCGTCGCAGTTGAAGGAGCAATCTCGTGA
- a CDS encoding methyltransferase family protein → MNLPEQHGRDGTAVPIDIQGVQKWRKLFILAGLFALLAWTPLVRARPEFEHPVEHLGLIAIMICIFGRAWCSLYIGGRKKQEIVSNGPYSLCRNPLYVFSFIGAFGVGAMSGSLTIGLVFALACWGVFRAVVEREERFLAGAFGATYERYRLRTPRFLPDLRLWRDEAELTVRPAFFLRTLRDGLVFLLALPLFELLEGLQQFGWFSVIFQLP, encoded by the coding sequence GTGAATCTTCCCGAACAACACGGGCGTGACGGCACCGCCGTCCCGATCGACATCCAGGGCGTCCAGAAATGGCGCAAGCTCTTCATCCTGGCGGGCCTTTTCGCTCTCCTGGCATGGACGCCCCTGGTCAGGGCCCGCCCCGAATTTGAACACCCCGTCGAACACCTCGGCCTTATCGCCATCATGATCTGCATCTTTGGCCGCGCCTGGTGCTCCCTCTACATCGGCGGTCGCAAGAAACAGGAGATCGTCTCGAACGGCCCCTATTCCCTCTGTCGCAATCCGCTCTACGTCTTCAGCTTCATCGGCGCCTTCGGCGTCGGCGCCATGTCGGGCAGCCTGACCATCGGCCTTGTGTTCGCCCTGGCCTGCTGGGGGGTCTTCCGGGCGGTCGTCGAAAGGGAGGAGCGCTTCCTCGCCGGCGCCTTTGGCGCGACCTATGAACGGTACCGCCTCCGGACGCCGCGTTTCCTTCCGGATCTCCGTCTGTGGCGCGATGAGGCGGAACTCACCGTCCGACCCGCCTTCTTCCTTCGCACCCTGAGAGACGGCCTCGTCTTTCTTCTCGCCCTGCCCCTGTTCGAATTGCTGGAAGGCCTGCAACAGTTCGGCTGGTTCAGCGTCATCTTCCAACTGCCCTGA
- a CDS encoding TolC family protein, which produces MSPTIRRRPRLAAGCALVVLAALAAGPAWAEPAPAYAELLARLDQTPAASEAVALVDAAEARVRQARVRPNPNLSLTAENVGGSGPYSGFGAADLSLSFSQDLELWGRRPARVNVARAEAGSAALRRDLTLIDAGGRLALTYAEAEAAQRRTQLAEEGLSLALADARAALALVEEGREPLLRGVQAESEAAAARARLDEAQAERQAALARLTAVAMLPAPATSIEASLLDAAVSVQPTPVDSAPTVRVAESEATAAERRIEVERINGRPDVTASVGVTRYGLEDETALTVGLSLPLPLFNRNRGNIDAARAEFRAAEARVLQARQDANADRSAATARLASSGSRVSAADAGVKAAEEAYRLSRLGADAGRISQLELRVSRTALINARSAAVDARLSRVRAEIDLARLEGRAPFQGNS; this is translated from the coding sequence ATGTCTCCGACAATTCGTCGTCGGCCGCGCCTCGCGGCCGGCTGCGCGCTGGTCGTGCTCGCCGCCCTTGCGGCCGGGCCGGCCTGGGCCGAGCCTGCGCCCGCCTATGCCGAACTCCTGGCCCGCCTGGACCAGACGCCGGCCGCATCCGAAGCGGTCGCCCTGGTCGACGCCGCCGAGGCCCGTGTTCGACAGGCCCGCGTTCGGCCCAATCCCAATCTTTCCCTCACCGCCGAGAATGTCGGCGGCTCGGGTCCCTACTCTGGTTTCGGCGCGGCTGATCTCAGCCTCTCCTTCAGCCAGGATCTCGAACTGTGGGGGCGCAGGCCGGCGCGAGTGAACGTCGCCCGGGCCGAAGCAGGATCAGCGGCTCTTCGTCGCGACCTGACCCTCATTGACGCTGGCGGCCGACTGGCCCTGACCTACGCCGAGGCCGAAGCCGCCCAGCGCCGGACCCAACTGGCCGAGGAAGGTCTTTCCCTGGCACTGGCGGACGCGCGCGCCGCCCTGGCCCTTGTCGAGGAAGGACGCGAGCCTCTCCTGCGCGGGGTCCAGGCCGAGAGCGAAGCCGCCGCCGCCCGGGCCCGCCTGGACGAAGCCCAGGCCGAACGCCAGGCCGCCCTAGCCCGACTGACTGCTGTCGCCATGCTGCCCGCTCCGGCCACCTCGATCGAGGCCAGCCTGCTCGACGCCGCAGTCAGCGTCCAACCGACTCCGGTCGACAGCGCCCCGACGGTCCGTGTCGCGGAGTCCGAGGCCACGGCCGCCGAGCGCCGCATCGAGGTCGAGCGCATCAACGGCCGACCAGACGTCACCGCCAGCGTCGGCGTGACCCGGTACGGCTTGGAGGACGAGACCGCCTTGACTGTCGGCCTCAGCCTACCCCTGCCCCTGTTTAATAGGAACCGCGGCAATATTGATGCGGCCCGAGCCGAGTTCCGCGCCGCCGAGGCCCGCGTCCTCCAGGCGCGGCAGGACGCCAATGCAGACCGGTCGGCCGCGACGGCCCGCCTCGCCTCCTCAGGCAGCCGTGTCTCGGCGGCCGACGCAGGGGTGAAGGCGGCCGAAGAAGCCTACCGCCTGTCGCGGCTCGGCGCAGACGCCGGACGCATCTCCCAGCTCGAACTGCGCGTCAGCCGCACCGCCCTGATCAACGCACGCTCCGCCGCCGTCGACGCTCGCCTCTCGCGCGTCCGCGCCGAAATCGATCTGGCGCGCCTGGAAGGCCGCGCCCCGTTCCAAGGAAACTCCTGA
- a CDS encoding efflux RND transporter periplasmic adaptor subunit: MRLKTSNKTLLIGGVAALVLLGGGGLYMTLQKPTATQAEKAAPPKAADQAEGEAGHADEGETPEGVVELSAEQLKAAGISVVAVSRGGGGETRLSGRVEAMTDARAAVGAMVGGTVERVLVAPGQAVRAGQPLVSLVSGEGAALRADIDAASAAATAARQAFQRNRNLADQGVVARQEVEASQAQAASAEAMARAARARATAAGSPNASGRMSVVSPISGVVTNVQVGPGGFVAQGGVVAEVTNPARVELVFNAPPQLAAQVRVGSHMRVTGPQGEFDALVVGVAADAGLQDSGATVIRARPDGGGLPPAGSPVTGAVVTGNPAGDALTVPSEAVQTVDGATVVFVQNDHGFRAQPVLAGRQAGGSTEILRGLTGAERVASTNAFLLKAELAKGEAEHGH, encoded by the coding sequence ATGCGCCTCAAGACATCCAACAAGACCCTGTTGATCGGCGGCGTCGCCGCCCTGGTCCTTCTGGGCGGCGGGGGGCTCTATATGACCCTGCAGAAGCCGACGGCGACGCAGGCGGAAAAAGCCGCTCCGCCGAAGGCCGCGGACCAGGCCGAGGGCGAAGCGGGCCACGCCGACGAAGGCGAGACCCCGGAAGGCGTGGTCGAGCTCAGCGCCGAACAGCTCAAGGCGGCCGGCATCTCCGTCGTGGCGGTGTCCCGCGGCGGCGGCGGCGAGACGCGCCTGTCCGGCCGGGTCGAGGCCATGACGGACGCGCGCGCCGCCGTCGGCGCCATGGTCGGCGGCACGGTCGAGCGCGTGCTGGTGGCGCCGGGCCAGGCGGTTCGCGCCGGCCAGCCCCTGGTCAGCCTCGTCAGCGGCGAAGGCGCCGCCCTGCGCGCCGATATCGACGCCGCCTCGGCGGCGGCGACGGCGGCCCGCCAGGCCTTCCAGCGCAACCGCAACCTGGCCGACCAGGGCGTTGTCGCCCGTCAGGAGGTCGAGGCCTCCCAGGCCCAGGCCGCCAGCGCTGAGGCCATGGCCCGCGCCGCGCGGGCGCGGGCGACGGCCGCCGGCTCGCCCAACGCCTCGGGCCGGATGAGCGTGGTCAGCCCCATCTCGGGCGTTGTCACCAACGTCCAGGTGGGCCCGGGCGGCTTCGTGGCCCAGGGCGGCGTGGTCGCCGAGGTGACCAATCCGGCCCGCGTCGAACTCGTCTTCAACGCCCCGCCGCAACTGGCGGCCCAGGTCCGTGTCGGCTCACACATGCGCGTCACCGGCCCACAGGGCGAGTTCGACGCCCTGGTGGTCGGGGTCGCGGCCGACGCCGGCTTGCAGGATAGCGGCGCGACCGTGATCCGCGCCCGTCCGGACGGCGGCGGCCTGCCGCCGGCGGGTTCGCCCGTCACCGGCGCCGTGGTCACCGGAAATCCTGCCGGCGACGCCCTGACCGTGCCGTCCGAAGCGGTGCAGACAGTCGACGGCGCCACCGTGGTCTTCGTCCAGAATGATCACGGCTTCCGCGCACAGCCCGTCCTCGCGGGCCGTCAGGCCGGGGGCTCCACCGAGATCCTGCGCGGCCTGACCGGAGCCGAACGCGTCGCCTCGACCAACGCCTTCCTGCTCAAGGCCGAACTGGCCAAGGGCGAAGCCGAGCACGGCCACTAG
- a CDS encoding efflux RND transporter permease subunit, giving the protein MFKAIIEASVRFRWFIVLATTLVAAWGLFQLTKLPIDAVPDITNRQVQINTVAPALAPEQMERQVTYPLETAMAGIPGLQSTRSLTRNGFSQVTVIFTDQTDIYFARQQVAERMAQARENLPEGVEPGLAPITTGLGEVLMWTVDFKPFDAKKARVGQPGWQPDGAYLTPDGERLATPQARATYLRTVQDWIIAPRMRTAKGLAGVDVNGGYVKEYAVRPDPARLAGYGLGLNDLIQALDRANNQAGAGYVQRAGEALTVRTDALAQTIEDLAQAPVVNRNGLVVRVADVAVVEIGQAPRLGGASRDGHEAVIGTALMLAGENSRTVAQSAADRLQEVGASLPPDIVAEPVLNRSALVNSTIKTVAKNLTEGALLVIVVLFLLLGNIRAATITALMIPISFLFAVIGMNRFGISGNLMSLGALDFGLLVDGAVVVVENTLLMLSQRRADVGRALTRHERLGVAASAARQMVKPAAFGQLIILLVFTPLLMLEGVEGKTFIPMGATVMLALVGAFIFSFTFVPAMTALLVREPKTVHVDDKGEALEHETFLLRHARRWIEPAIRAAVDRPKVVLAAAVGALVIGGVAFTTLGREFIPTLDEGDIAMQALRVPSASLEQSLAMQMALERVIKAQPEVKTMFSRTGTAEAAVDPMPANISDAVIVLKNRKEWPDPKLPKEELIARIEKAASTQLGNSFEFSQPIELRFNELISGVRTDLAVMVYGDDFAQLQATADQVANALRATPGAADVRVEQASGLPTLTVSVDRFAAANYGLAAADVSEAVSAAVGGAEAGQIFEGDRRFDVVVRLDDAQRNDPAALAALPVTTSTGLTVPLSSVARIQVAEGQNQISRNDGSRRMVVQANVRGRDLGGFVGDAQDRVGAQVKLPTGYSLKWGGQFENLKRAEQRLGLVIPVVFVLIGILLFMALGSFAEAGLVFACVPLALVGGALALLLRGMPFSVSAAVGFIAVSGVATLNGLVLMQAIRERLQTGQNPHDAALFGAFSRLRAVLTTALVAIVGFIPMAIASGAGADVQKPLATVVIGGLLTATALTLLVLPTFAAKAVRHRKAEGIED; this is encoded by the coding sequence ATGTTCAAAGCCATTATCGAGGCGTCCGTCCGCTTCCGCTGGTTCATCGTCCTCGCCACGACGCTGGTCGCGGCCTGGGGCCTGTTCCAGCTCACCAAGCTGCCGATCGACGCCGTGCCCGACATCACCAACCGCCAGGTGCAGATCAACACCGTGGCCCCGGCCCTGGCCCCTGAACAGATGGAGCGCCAGGTCACCTATCCGCTGGAAACGGCCATGGCCGGCATTCCCGGCCTGCAATCAACCCGCTCCCTGACCCGCAACGGTTTCAGCCAGGTGACGGTCATCTTCACCGACCAGACCGACATCTATTTCGCCCGTCAGCAGGTGGCCGAACGGATGGCCCAAGCCCGCGAAAACCTGCCCGAGGGCGTCGAGCCCGGTCTGGCCCCGATCACTACGGGTCTGGGCGAGGTCCTGATGTGGACGGTCGACTTCAAGCCTTTCGACGCCAAAAAGGCGCGGGTCGGCCAGCCCGGCTGGCAGCCCGACGGGGCCTATCTGACGCCCGACGGCGAGCGGCTGGCGACCCCCCAGGCGAGGGCGACCTATCTTCGCACCGTGCAGGACTGGATCATCGCGCCGCGCATGCGCACGGCCAAGGGCCTGGCGGGCGTGGACGTCAACGGCGGGTATGTGAAGGAATACGCTGTCCGTCCTGACCCCGCGCGCCTGGCCGGCTACGGCCTGGGCCTCAACGACCTGATCCAGGCCCTGGACCGTGCCAACAACCAGGCGGGGGCCGGCTATGTGCAACGGGCGGGCGAAGCCTTGACCGTCCGCACCGACGCCCTGGCCCAGACCATCGAAGATCTGGCCCAGGCCCCCGTGGTCAACCGCAACGGCCTGGTCGTCCGCGTCGCCGACGTGGCCGTGGTCGAGATCGGCCAGGCGCCGCGTCTGGGCGGGGCCAGCCGCGACGGCCATGAGGCGGTCATCGGCACGGCCCTGATGCTGGCGGGCGAAAACAGCCGCACCGTGGCCCAGTCGGCTGCGGACCGGCTCCAGGAGGTGGGCGCCAGCCTGCCGCCCGACATCGTGGCCGAACCCGTGCTGAACCGCAGCGCCCTGGTCAACTCCACCATCAAGACGGTGGCCAAGAACCTGACCGAAGGGGCGCTGCTGGTCATCGTCGTGCTGTTCCTGCTGCTGGGGAACATCCGCGCCGCGACGATCACGGCCCTGATGATCCCGATCAGCTTCCTGTTCGCGGTCATCGGCATGAACCGTTTTGGCATCAGCGGAAACCTGATGAGCCTCGGCGCCCTCGATTTCGGCCTGCTGGTCGACGGCGCCGTGGTGGTGGTCGAGAACACCCTGCTCATGCTCAGCCAGCGCCGAGCGGATGTGGGCCGCGCCCTGACCCGCCACGAACGTCTGGGCGTCGCCGCCAGCGCCGCGCGCCAGATGGTCAAGCCCGCCGCCTTCGGCCAGCTGATCATCCTGCTGGTCTTCACCCCCCTGCTGATGCTGGAAGGGGTCGAGGGCAAGACCTTCATCCCCATGGGCGCCACGGTCATGCTGGCCCTGGTCGGCGCCTTCATCTTCTCCTTCACCTTCGTCCCGGCCATGACGGCCCTGCTCGTGCGCGAACCCAAGACCGTCCATGTCGATGACAAGGGAGAAGCCCTGGAGCATGAAACCTTCCTGCTGCGCCACGCGCGCCGCTGGATCGAACCGGCCATCCGTGCGGCCGTCGATCGCCCCAAGGTGGTCCTCGCCGCCGCAGTCGGCGCCCTCGTGATCGGCGGCGTCGCCTTCACCACGCTCGGCCGGGAGTTCATCCCGACCCTGGACGAAGGCGACATCGCCATGCAGGCCCTGCGCGTGCCCTCGGCCTCGCTGGAGCAATCCCTAGCCATGCAGATGGCGCTGGAGCGTGTCATCAAGGCCCAACCCGAGGTCAAGACCATGTTCTCCCGAACGGGGACCGCGGAGGCGGCGGTCGACCCCATGCCGGCGAACATCTCCGACGCCGTCATCGTGCTGAAGAACCGCAAGGAATGGCCTGATCCGAAACTGCCGAAGGAGGAGTTGATCGCCCGCATCGAAAAGGCCGCCTCGACCCAGCTGGGCAACAGCTTCGAGTTCAGCCAGCCGATCGAGCTGCGCTTCAACGAGCTGATCTCGGGGGTCCGCACCGATCTGGCCGTCATGGTCTATGGCGACGACTTCGCCCAGCTCCAGGCGACGGCCGACCAAGTGGCCAACGCGCTGCGCGCCACACCGGGCGCGGCGGACGTTCGCGTGGAGCAGGCGTCAGGTCTGCCGACCCTGACGGTCAGCGTCGACCGCTTCGCGGCGGCCAACTACGGCCTGGCGGCTGCGGACGTGTCGGAAGCGGTCTCGGCCGCTGTCGGCGGCGCCGAGGCGGGGCAGATCTTCGAGGGCGACCGCCGTTTCGACGTCGTGGTCCGTCTGGACGACGCCCAGCGGAACGATCCCGCCGCCCTCGCCGCCCTGCCGGTCACGACCTCGACCGGCCTGACGGTGCCCCTGTCCTCGGTCGCCCGCATCCAGGTGGCCGAGGGTCAGAACCAGATCAGTCGCAACGACGGCAGCCGCCGCATGGTGGTCCAGGCCAATGTGCGCGGCCGCGATCTGGGCGGCTTCGTCGGGGACGCCCAAGACAGGGTCGGCGCCCAGGTCAAGCTTCCGACCGGCTATTCGCTCAAATGGGGCGGGCAGTTCGAGAACCTGAAGCGGGCCGAACAGCGGCTGGGCCTAGTCATCCCTGTGGTCTTCGTCCTGATCGGCATCCTGCTGTTTATGGCCCTGGGATCCTTCGCGGAGGCAGGGCTGGTGTTCGCCTGCGTGCCTCTGGCGCTGGTCGGCGGGGCGCTCGCCCTCCTGCTCAGGGGCATGCCCTTCTCGGTCTCGGCGGCGGTCGGCTTTATCGCCGTGTCGGGCGTCGCGACCCTGAACGGTCTGGTGCTGATGCAGGCCATTCGAGAGCGGCTTCAGACGGGACAGAACCCGCACGACGCCGCCCTCTTCGGCGCCTTCAGCCGCCTGCGCGCGGTCCTGACCACAGCCCTGGTGGCCATCGTCGGCTTCATTCCCATGGCGATCGCTTCGGGAGCCGGCGCTGACGTCCAGAAACCCTTGGCCACCGTGGTCATCGGCGGCCTTCTGACGGCCACGGCCCTGACGCTGCTGGTCCTGCCGACCTTCGCCGCCAAGGCGGTCCGTCATCGCAAGGCAGAAGGGATCGAGGACTGA